One stretch of Patescibacteria group bacterium DNA includes these proteins:
- a CDS encoding PEGA domain-containing protein, which yields MKGKYIILALAAMFAFACETTDNPADTTTDSDATPDSVTYGILSVDTTPAGATLYLNEEVKGTTPTVIADLTPGQYQVRITLAGYDEYSGVVDVASGTTTPVDVSLDPAVPTCDYDLTGRWVEDVSTSICDVGQDGCTVNGLCGASLLYMEGSSLRYEDADETITGTVADNNHVTIHIINSFGSDDLSYTRVF from the coding sequence ATGAAGGGGAAATACATCATCCTGGCCCTGGCGGCCATGTTCGCGTTCGCGTGCGAAACCACCGACAACCCGGCCGACACCACGACCGACTCGGACGCAACGCCAGACTCGGTAACCTACGGAATTCTTTCCGTGGACACCACGCCCGCCGGCGCGACCCTGTACCTCAACGAAGAGGTCAAGGGCACAACGCCCACGGTCATCGCCGACCTCACACCCGGACAGTACCAGGTGCGCATCACGCTCGCCGGATATGACGAATACTCCGGCGTAGTGGATGTGGCATCCGGAACAACCACGCCCGTGGATGTTTCCCTGGACCCGGCGGTCCCGACCTGCGACTACGACCTCACCGGACGGTGGGTGGAGGATGTCTCGACGAGCATCTGCGACGTAGGTCAGGATGGCTGTACGGTGAATGGTCTCTGCGGTGCCAGTCTCCTCTACATGGAGGGAAGTTCTCTCCGCTACGAAGATGCGGACGAAACCATCACCGGCACGGTCGCGGACAACAACCACGTCACAATTCACATCATCAACTCGTTCGGTTCTGACGACCTTTCTTACACGCGCGTCTTCTGA
- a CDS encoding transposase — MPDHFHGLIFIRNAYGGQWTDGVDDSHGGQWTDVGVAYMRPLQRDVQRDVQRDKMLLPKIIHEFKSAVTRIANQNEDEYFQWQRSYYDHIVRDAWDLRRITNYIKNNPKNWKNILDPCK; from the coding sequence ATGCCCGACCATTTTCATGGATTAATATTTATTCGGAATGCGTACGGCGGGCAATGGACGGACGGGGTGGACGATTCGCATGGCGGGCAATGGACGGACGTAGGGGTCGCATATATGCGACCCCTACAACGCGACGTACAACGCGACGTACAACGGGATAAAATGTTGTTGCCAAAAATTATCCATGAATTTAAATCCGCGGTTACCCGAATCGCGAATCAAAACGAGGATGAATATTTTCAATGGCAACGTTCATATTATGACCACATCGTCCGCGACGCATGGGATTTACGACGCATTACGAATTACATCAAAAATAATCCCAAAAATTGGAAAAACATTCTTGATCCGTGTAAATAA
- a CDS encoding peptidoglycan DD-metalloendopeptidase family protein, whose amino-acid sequence MKVVHFVALIAAMILICGCETRYDMEESPSDEGGPAGERRLPFLPNTTVTVSQGNDQADPASTHYRLGALAKAVDFTAGPGCEDRGVPIIAAAGGTVIEAVAGLADRSGTGTGNHVYVRYSDGRVGRYFHLRDVMVRRGQPVLEGQALGTMGTSGYSTACHLHYDEVADGSSQTLPLNFLESDGVPQEGRSYSSRNTGPYDRAYWSAGGPSMLGEPSEEARWYDSYARCADDDGDADLLCDNESAHRANIHILPFEGGLVGRAALVYDALRGAREAVIIHGRLYDWYMASHGPASPFIAPLNNEYVDSAGDTRQDGIGGYLSWDGANASFHAWPDDAAPGEIAGPSAWNRLASYAVVEAYNALGRETLAGEPVAQFGNPAELHLWSGYRYLVQDFNGGPHGWFVIFYDSENYAYGGANRAISVMDQFWGYYITHDGERHFGAPISAAYIDSASGKRRMDWESGFCLLAQGEAVEQGTMSAAPVPGYLPNASICQISGGTTPPEPEPHDPDNDVDGYTIAEGDCDDTNPLINPDAVEICDDGRDNDCVWGVDCDDPNCADDPHCATPPMPVDRLVVRYTAPAAFSGTIIYSDWSGYSAGGTLRAPWAERCRAASGSSLECELDQPAGTFAVFNIQYGSSWACANWPASTGGTISLTWRGISYSAIPEANGSGGCNFRVSLY is encoded by the coding sequence ATGAAGGTTGTGCATTTCGTCGCGCTCATCGCGGCCATGATTCTCATCTGCGGCTGCGAAACCCGCTACGACATGGAGGAGAGTCCATCCGACGAGGGAGGTCCGGCCGGCGAACGCCGTCTGCCCTTCCTTCCGAACACCACGGTCACGGTCTCGCAGGGGAATGACCAGGCCGATCCGGCGAGTACGCACTATCGCTTGGGCGCGCTCGCCAAAGCCGTGGACTTTACGGCCGGACCCGGCTGCGAAGATCGGGGAGTGCCGATTATCGCGGCCGCCGGCGGCACGGTGATTGAAGCGGTTGCCGGCTTAGCCGACCGGTCCGGAACCGGCACCGGCAATCATGTCTACGTCCGCTACTCCGACGGCCGCGTTGGCCGTTATTTTCATCTTCGCGACGTCATGGTGCGCCGCGGCCAGCCGGTTCTTGAGGGCCAGGCGCTCGGCACCATGGGCACGAGCGGTTACTCAACCGCGTGCCACCTGCATTATGACGAGGTGGCCGACGGCTCGTCGCAGACCCTGCCGCTGAACTTTCTGGAATCCGACGGCGTGCCGCAGGAAGGCCGTTCGTACTCATCCCGCAACACCGGTCCGTACGACCGCGCCTACTGGTCAGCCGGCGGCCCCTCCATGCTCGGCGAGCCGAGCGAAGAGGCGCGCTGGTACGATTCATACGCGCGCTGCGCGGACGATGACGGCGACGCGGATTTGCTCTGCGACAATGAATCCGCGCATCGCGCCAATATTCACATTCTGCCGTTTGAGGGTGGCCTGGTCGGCCGCGCCGCACTGGTCTACGACGCTCTGCGCGGCGCGCGCGAAGCGGTCATAATTCATGGCCGTCTGTACGATTGGTATATGGCGAGCCACGGTCCGGCATCGCCATTCATCGCGCCCCTGAACAACGAATACGTTGATTCGGCCGGCGACACGCGGCAAGACGGCATCGGAGGATATCTCTCCTGGGACGGCGCGAACGCGAGCTTTCATGCCTGGCCGGATGATGCCGCACCCGGTGAGATTGCCGGGCCATCGGCGTGGAATCGGCTCGCGAGCTATGCCGTGGTTGAAGCGTATAACGCGCTTGGCCGCGAAACGCTGGCCGGCGAACCGGTTGCTCAATTCGGTAATCCGGCCGAACTGCATCTCTGGAGCGGATATCGTTATCTAGTGCAGGACTTTAACGGCGGTCCGCACGGCTGGTTCGTGATTTTCTACGATTCCGAGAATTATGCTTACGGCGGCGCAAATCGCGCCATCTCGGTCATGGACCAGTTCTGGGGATATTACATCACCCATGACGGCGAGCGCCATTTCGGCGCGCCGATCTCGGCCGCCTACATCGATTCCGCAAGCGGCAAGCGCCGCATGGATTGGGAGAGCGGATTCTGCCTTCTCGCCCAAGGCGAAGCGGTTGAGCAGGGAACAATGTCCGCGGCTCCGGTGCCCGGATATTTACCCAATGCGAGCATCTGCCAGATTTCCGGCGGCACAACACCGCCTGAACCCGAACCCCATGATCCCGATAACGACGTCGACGGCTACACCATTGCTGAAGGCGATTGCGATGACACAAATCCGCTCATTAATCCCGACGCGGTTGAGATTTGCGACGACGGCCGCGACAACGACTGTGTCTGGGGAGTGGACTGCGACGATCCGAATTGCGCCGACGATCCGCATTGCGCGACCCCGCCCATGCCGGTTGATCGTCTTGTGGTGCGCTACACCGCGCCGGCCGCATTTTCCGGAACCATCATCTACTCCGACTGGAGCGGATACTCGGCCGGCGGCACTCTGCGCGCGCCGTGGGCCGAACGCTGCCGCGCCGCAAGCGGCTCGTCCCTTGAGTGCGAGCTTGATCAGCCCGCCGGCACCTTTGCGGTTTTCAACATCCAGTACGGTTCATCCTGGGCCTGCGCCAACTGGCCGGCGAGCACGGGCGGAACGATCAGCCTCACCTGGCGGGGCATCTCTTACTCCGCGATTCCCGAAGCCAATGGTTCAGGCGGCTGCAATTTTCGCGTCAGTCTTTACTAG
- a CDS encoding co-chaperone GroES: MTIKPLGDRVLVKPNLEEEVTEHGIVLPDTVEKEKKAEGEVIAIGAGEKVAKLGLKPGDIVIFEKWGGEEVEINKVHHKILDHEKILAIIIN; this comes from the coding sequence ATGACAATAAAACCATTGGGCGACCGCGTATTGGTTAAGCCAAATCTTGAAGAAGAAGTTACCGAACACGGCATCGTTCTGCCTGACACCGTGGAGAAAGAAAAAAAGGCCGAAGGCGAAGTCATTGCCATCGGCGCCGGCGAAAAAGTCGCCAAGCTCGGGCTTAAGCCGGGCGATATTGTGATTTTTGAAAAATGGGGAGGCGAAGAAGTTGAAATCAATAAGGTTCATCACAAGATTCTGGATCACGAGAAAATTCTCGCGATTATTATTAATTAA
- the groL gene encoding chaperonin GroEL (60 kDa chaperone family; promotes refolding of misfolded polypeptides especially under stressful conditions; forms two stacked rings of heptamers to form a barrel-shaped 14mer; ends can be capped by GroES; misfolded proteins enter the barrel where they are refolded when GroES binds), protein MAKQIFFNEEARQAIKRGVDKLANAVKITLGPKGRNVVLDKGFGSPVITKDGVTVAKEIDLEDKFENVGAELVKEVASKTNDVAGDGTTTATVLAQSMIQEGLKNVTAGSNPIAIRRGIEKGVEAVVKELKEKISKPVTGEEIANVASISANDAEIGQTIARAIKEVGENGVITVEESQSFGIETEVVQGLRFDKGYVAPYMITNVERMEAEYDDAHILITDRKISSVQDLLPVLEKVAQTGKKELVIIADEIEGEALATLVVNKLRGTFNSLAVKAPGFGDRRKEMLEDIAVMTGGRVISEDVGLKLENATLEDLGQARRVISTKDNTTIIEGRGDAEKVKARVESIKKLLANTDSEFDREKLQERLAKLSGGVGVIKVGAATETEMKEKKHRIEDAVSATKAAVEEGIVPGGGVALIRAISALDGITTDPEELIGINILRRALEEPLRQIAENAGQDGAVVVENIKRENNTIGYNAATGKYEDMVKAGIVDPTKVTRSALQNAASIAGLILTTEAAVTDIPEKKGNFPPMGGMPGGMDMGY, encoded by the coding sequence ATGGCAAAACAGATATTTTTTAACGAGGAGGCGCGCCAAGCCATAAAGCGGGGCGTTGACAAGCTCGCGAATGCGGTGAAGATTACGCTTGGTCCCAAGGGACGGAACGTTGTTTTGGACAAGGGCTTCGGTTCGCCGGTCATTACCAAAGACGGTGTCACCGTGGCAAAAGAAATTGATCTTGAAGACAAGTTTGAAAATGTGGGCGCCGAGCTCGTAAAAGAAGTCGCGTCAAAAACCAATGATGTTGCCGGCGACGGCACCACCACCGCGACCGTTTTGGCCCAGTCCATGATTCAGGAAGGCCTGAAAAACGTTACGGCCGGCTCCAATCCAATCGCCATCCGCCGTGGCATTGAAAAAGGCGTTGAAGCGGTTGTGAAAGAACTTAAGGAAAAAATTTCAAAACCAGTTACCGGCGAAGAAATCGCCAACGTCGCTTCCATTTCGGCCAATGATGCGGAAATCGGCCAGACAATCGCCCGCGCCATCAAAGAAGTCGGTGAAAACGGCGTTATCACGGTAGAGGAGTCGCAGTCATTCGGCATTGAAACCGAAGTGGTGCAGGGGCTCCGATTTGACAAGGGTTATGTCGCGCCGTACATGATTACCAACGTCGAGCGCATGGAAGCCGAATATGACGACGCGCATATTTTGATCACCGACCGCAAGATTTCCTCAGTGCAGGATCTTCTGCCGGTTTTGGAAAAAGTCGCGCAGACCGGCAAAAAGGAGCTTGTGATTATTGCCGATGAAATCGAGGGTGAGGCTTTGGCCACGCTTGTCGTGAACAAGCTTCGAGGCACGTTCAACTCGCTCGCGGTGAAAGCGCCGGGATTCGGCGATCGCCGCAAGGAAATGCTTGAAGACATTGCCGTAATGACCGGCGGCCGCGTAATTTCCGAAGATGTCGGACTGAAGCTTGAGAACGCCACGCTTGAAGATCTCGGCCAGGCGCGCCGCGTTATTTCCACAAAAGACAATACTACTATTATTGAAGGCCGCGGGGATGCGGAAAAGGTTAAGGCCCGCGTTGAATCAATCAAAAAACTCTTAGCGAACACGGATTCCGAGTTTGATCGTGAAAAACTTCAGGAGCGTTTGGCCAAGCTCTCGGGCGGTGTCGGGGTCATCAAAGTCGGCGCGGCCACGGAAACCGAAATGAAAGAAAAAAAGCACCGCATTGAAGACGCGGTCAGCGCGACCAAGGCTGCAGTTGAAGAGGGTATCGTGCCCGGCGGTGGAGTTGCGCTTATTCGCGCCATCAGCGCGCTTGACGGCATTACCACCGATCCGGAAGAGTTAATCGGTATCAATATTCTGCGCCGCGCGCTCGAGGAGCCGCTGCGCCAGATCGCGGAAAACGCCGGCCAGGACGGCGCCGTGGTCGTTGAAAATATTAAACGAGAAAATAATACAATCGGTTACAACGCGGCCACTGGCAAATACGAAGATATGGTCAAAGCCGGCATCGTTGATCCGACCAAGGTGACGCGCTCGGCCCTGCAGAATGCCGCGTCAATCGCCGGCTTGATTCTCACTACCGAAGCCGCGGTCACTGACATTCCGGAGAAAAAGGGTAATTTCCCGCCGATGGGCGGCATGCCCGGCGGAATGGATATGGGGTACTAA
- a CDS encoding DUF4870 domain-containing protein: protein MADEKKFDQKDIDENKVLAAIGYLCILFLVPLFAAKSSPFAQFHAKQGLVLFVVWVIVWVVTLIPILGWIIGFFGTILLAVVSLIALIKALQGEAWEIPFVADFAKQLKI, encoded by the coding sequence ATGGCAGACGAAAAAAAATTTGATCAAAAGGACATTGACGAGAATAAGGTTCTCGCGGCCATTGGCTATCTCTGCATCTTGTTTTTGGTACCGCTATTCGCGGCAAAATCTAGCCCATTCGCCCAGTTCCATGCCAAGCAGGGTCTGGTTTTGTTTGTTGTCTGGGTAATTGTTTGGGTCGTCACGCTGATCCCGATCCTCGGTTGGATTATTGGTTTTTTTGGCACGATTCTACTTGCCGTGGTTTCGCTCATCGCCCTCATTAAGGCGCTTCAGGGCGAGGCCTGGGAAATTCCGTTTGTGGCCGATTTTGCCAAACAGCTCAAAATATAA
- the prfB gene encoding peptide chain release factor 2 (programmed frameshift) has translation MKELIRELEDFTAQISKTGGYFDLDRLKSEIKALESEASQPDFWADPGHAKAVSQKLNSLKEEVETWDKIEKEARELLSLCNLAESQGDESLSAEASGKFAELKKRYERLEFYLLFGGKYDRANAIVAIHAGTGGREAQDWADMLLRMFSRFCERRRWGARILDESRGVEGGLKSITLAVEGAWAYGYLKSEAGVHRLVRISPFDAEKMRHTSFALVEVLPELPEGVEIAIDPSDLRIDTFCASGHGGQSVNTTYSAVRITHLPTKISVSCQNERSQQQNRETAMKILKAKLHQLEEEKMRREKAEIRGEYAAAEWGNQIRSYVLQPYHLVKDHRTKYETADTEAVLNGELEQFMEAYLRHLARKRDLRARANQEL, from the exons ATGAAAGAGCTTATCCGCGAACTTGAAGATTTCACTGCGCAAATCTCCAAGACA GGGGGTTACTTTGACCTCGACCGCCTGAAATCAGAAATCAAGGCGTTAGAGTCCGAGGCGAGCCAGCCGGATTTTTGGGCTGATCCGGGGCACGCCAAAGCGGTTTCGCAAAAGCTCAACAGCCTCAAAGAAGAGGTTGAGACTTGGGATAAAATAGAGAAAGAAGCGCGCGAGCTTCTTTCTCTTTGTAATTTAGCGGAAAGCCAGGGGGATGAAAGTTTGTCCGCTGAAGCGTCGGGAAAATTTGCTGAACTCAAAAAACGCTACGAGCGATTAGAATTTTATCTTCTTTTCGGTGGAAAGTACGATCGCGCGAACGCCATTGTGGCCATTCATGCCGGCACTGGCGGCCGCGAGGCTCAGGACTGGGCAGATATGCTGCTCCGCATGTTTTCGCGTTTCTGTGAGCGTCGCCGCTGGGGAGCGCGCATCCTTGATGAATCGCGCGGCGTTGAGGGTGGTCTCAAGAGCATTACCCTCGCCGTCGAGGGCGCCTGGGCTTACGGATATTTAAAATCCGAAGCCGGCGTCCATCGTCTGGTGCGCATTTCGCCGTTTGACGCCGAAAAGATGCGCCACACTTCGTTCGCTCTGGTTGAAGTTTTGCCCGAGCTTCCGGAAGGTGTGGAGATCGCGATTGATCCGAGCGATTTGCGCATTGATACATTCTGCGCGTCCGGGCACGGCGGTCAGTCGGTCAATACGACCTACTCTGCCGTGCGCATCACGCATCTGCCGACCAAGATTTCGGTTTCATGTCAGAACGAACGATCCCAGCAGCAGAATCGCGAAACCGCCATGAAAATTCTCAAAGCAAAGCTCCATCAACTCGAAGAAGAAAAAATGCGCCGCGAGAAAGCCGAAATCCGCGGCGAATACGCGGCCGCCGAGTGGGGCAATCAGATTCGGAGCTATGTGCTTCAGCCGTACCATCTAGTCAAAGACCACCGCACCAAATATGAGACCGCGGATACCGAAGCCGTGCTCAACGGAGAATTGGAGCAGTTTATGGAGGCCTATTTGCGACATTTGGCTAGAAAGAGAGATTTACGCGCAAGAGCGAATCAGGAATTATGA
- a CDS encoding GDP-mannose 4,6-dehydratase: MSKKAIVTGGAGFIGSHMADRLLREGFQVVVIDSLIAGKRENVPLKARFYKCDIKDIKKIMNIFKREKPDYVFHFAAQINPRFSVENPWADAEENIVGGLNVIEASRRIRVKKFIFSSSGGAIYGGAQELPTPESYLPHPYSPYGVSKLSVEEYLHCFRHIEKNPLTSICMRYANVYGPRQDSSAEAGAIAIFVKKLLVGERPTIFGDGKNTRDWVYVGDVVEANMLALKVDNPHHKIFNVGTGKETSVNEMFQKLKEILKSNIKPIHGQAKPGEERRSVLDCCRAHRELNWRPKVSFDDGLVQTVQWYNQYEPRLSEKIKKLFKGKGRIRKS; the protein is encoded by the coding sequence ATGTCCAAAAAAGCAATCGTTACCGGCGGCGCCGGATTTATCGGTTCGCACATGGCGGATCGTTTATTGCGTGAGGGATTTCAAGTTGTTGTAATAGACAGCTTAATTGCCGGAAAGCGCGAAAACGTTCCGTTGAAAGCCAGGTTTTATAAGTGCGATATCAAGGACATTAAAAAAATAATGAATATATTCAAACGAGAAAAACCTGATTATGTTTTCCATTTTGCCGCGCAGATAAATCCTCGTTTTTCGGTTGAAAATCCATGGGCCGATGCCGAAGAAAATATCGTCGGCGGTCTTAACGTCATTGAAGCAAGTCGGCGCATTCGTGTGAAAAAATTTATTTTTTCCTCATCCGGCGGTGCAATTTATGGCGGCGCTCAGGAATTGCCAACACCCGAATCTTATCTTCCCCATCCCTATTCGCCCTATGGAGTTTCAAAATTAAGCGTTGAGGAATATCTGCATTGTTTTAGACACATAGAGAAAAATCCGCTGACGTCGATTTGTATGCGATATGCCAATGTCTATGGTCCGCGGCAGGATAGTTCCGCCGAAGCCGGTGCCATTGCGATTTTTGTCAAAAAACTTCTGGTCGGCGAGCGGCCAACGATATTTGGCGACGGAAAGAATACAAGAGATTGGGTGTATGTTGGCGATGTCGTGGAAGCGAATATGCTTGCCCTTAAAGTAGATAACCCTCATCATAAAATTTTCAATGTCGGTACAGGAAAAGAAACTTCGGTAAATGAAATGTTCCAAAAACTTAAGGAAATATTAAAAAGCAACATAAAGCCCATTCATGGTCAAGCCAAACCCGGGGAAGAGCGTCGGAGCGTGCTCGACTGCTGTCGCGCGCATCGAGAATTAAATTGGCGGCCAAAAGTCAGTTTTGATGATGGTCTTGTCCAGACAGTGCAGTGGTATAATCAATATGAGCCAAGGCTCAGTGAAAAAATAAAGAAATTATTCAAGGGCAAAGGGAGAATTAGAAAAAGTTAA
- the rsmA gene encoding 16S rRNA (adenine(1518)-N(6)/adenine(1519)-N(6))-dimethyltransferase RsmA: MSFDTPAKIKQVLSKYNLRPIHGRGQNFLADKNIVDKIMAVAEIGKKDCVLEIGPGLGILTDRLATAKRVLSVEIDKKIVGLLASEYVWPNVTVLTSDILRVSNAEVVKILGCPRYSLVANLPYQITSAVIEKFLTTEPVPDRIIIMVQREVADRLLALDGYENLLSLLVKLHGRAKKLFNVSRGSFLPSPKVDSAVVEITPFSGPESKKVLNGARIAAVRSLIRAGFHSPRKMAISNLAKYTNLPKTTLISAFQDLGLDPKIRAEKFAISDWVNLARTVNC; this comes from the coding sequence ATGAGTTTTGACACCCCAGCTAAAATAAAACAGGTTTTATCCAAATACAACCTTCGTCCAATCCACGGCCGGGGGCAAAATTTTTTGGCTGACAAAAATATCGTGGATAAAATTATGGCCGTCGCGGAAATCGGCAAAAAGGATTGCGTTTTGGAAATCGGACCGGGTCTCGGCATTCTCACCGACCGGCTTGCGACGGCAAAAAGAGTTCTTTCCGTGGAAATTGACAAAAAAATTGTCGGTCTGCTCGCCTCCGAGTATGTTTGGCCCAATGTTACGGTTCTCACTTCCGACATTTTGCGCGTTTCGAACGCAGAAGTCGTAAAAATTCTCGGCTGTCCGCGTTATTCGCTGGTCGCCAATCTGCCGTACCAGATTACTTCGGCGGTGATTGAAAAATTTTTAACCACCGAGCCCGTGCCGGACCGGATTATCATCATGGTTCAGCGTGAGGTTGCCGACCGCCTGCTCGCCTTGGATGGCTACGAGAACCTCCTGTCGCTGCTTGTGAAATTGCACGGTCGCGCCAAGAAACTTTTCAATGTTTCGCGCGGAAGTTTTTTGCCGAGCCCGAAAGTTGACTCCGCGGTTGTGGAAATTACGCCGTTCTCCGGGCCTGAATCAAAAAAAGTCCTCAATGGCGCGCGGATCGCGGCGGTTCGGAGCCTGATTCGCGCCGGTTTTCACTCGCCCCGCAAGATGGCAATTTCTAATCTGGCAAAGTACACGAATCTACCTAAAACTACGCTAATTTCGGCATTCCAGGACCTTGGGTTAGACCCCAAAATTCGCGCCGAAAAATTTGCCATTTCCGACTGGGTAAATCTGGCCCGAACTGTGAATTGTTGA
- a CDS encoding PrgI family protein — MPEKFVVPQFIDVEDKIFGPITTRQFVILLVDGLFVFIAFKLLEKILFIPAAILLLGAGGLLAFIKVNGMPFHFFLLNIIQTMKRPSLRVWDKTPSNTELRAYISKPEVKAAPVPPKKEPLTTSRLSELSLIVNTGGLYKPEEYEH; from the coding sequence ATGCCGGAAAAATTTGTAGTGCCGCAATTCATTGACGTGGAAGATAAGATATTTGGGCCGATCACGACTCGCCAGTTTGTAATTTTGCTCGTGGATGGATTGTTCGTTTTTATCGCGTTTAAATTATTGGAGAAGATTTTATTCATTCCGGCGGCTATTTTGCTCCTCGGAGCCGGCGGCTTGCTTGCTTTTATAAAAGTGAACGGCATGCCATTTCATTTTTTTCTTCTGAACATCATTCAGACAATGAAGCGTCCGTCTCTCCGCGTTTGGGATAAAACGCCTAGCAACACCGAACTGCGCGCGTACATCAGCAAGCCTGAAGTCAAAGCCGCGCCCGTTCCTCCCAAGAAAGAGCCATTAACAACAAGCCGCCTGTCCGAACTTTCGCTCATCGTTAATACAGGCGGTTTATACAAACCCGAAGAATATGAGCACTAA